The following nucleotide sequence is from Hippopotamus amphibius kiboko isolate mHipAmp2 chromosome 11, mHipAmp2.hap2, whole genome shotgun sequence.
aatgctTTAGGAGTGTTATAAAAACAGTTGTAACCTTTATGGAACCCCTAAAAAGATCCTGAACCTGAGTAGTCCCTGGACCATACTTTGCAAACTGTTGGTGTGGCAGATGGATTACTGCTGTACGTAAGAATTATTCAGAACCTTTTTTGCAATGGAACTCTAAAAAAATCATgagattaatttcatttttctcttccacaaTTTAGATGAATGGATTAAGTTTGATGATGATAAGGTCAGCATCGTGACACCAGAAGATATCTTGCGGCTTTCTGGTGGTGGAGACTGGCATATAGCTTATGTTCTACTCTATGGGCCTCGCAGAATTGAAATAATGGAAGAGGAAAGTGAACAGTAATCTTCATTTTAGCTATTTATGCTTAGgtgtgaaataaatgttatttgttgATCATTTCTATAACCCAGAGCTTTAGAGGAAGAGGTTTAGGTGGTTTTAATGTGTTTCCCCTCATGTGGAACAAAAGAGGGCAGAAGCAGACCACTCTGTTATTGAcctaaaaaattacagaaaagagaaaattgctTTTGGACTATGCTGCCCTGTATAAAGGTGGcaggaagacatttttaaaaagcttatttcttgggttaatttttaaaaattatgagttGAGATGCCTTTCAACCATTACCTCCTGTGctaatttttctccctttttcagcCCAAGATTCAGCAATCAGATGTTTATTGCACACCTGTTACCCTATTATTTGTTGTTCTTGCATGGTTCAAACCACCAGTGATTCAGTAGCTGCCCATCCTTTGCCTTATCTAACAAAAAATTTTGCCAGAAAggtggaaaggaaggaagtgtTGATCTCATTGTGTAACTCAGTGCTGCTGTCCCCATCCCATGGAAACATGGGTACAATCAAGTATTTGTCCAGCCTGATTGTTGCTGGCTTTccatgactttaaaataaattgtgatcAATAATAGTACATTTGATTATACATTTATTACTGTGTCTCTCATGTACTATGGTTTGTACATTTAACTTTGCAATGGTTTTGTAgtaatcaatcttaaaaaaaaatgttgacaagCTCCGGTTGcctatttttagaaaatgagggtatttaataaaaaaaaaagagggactgaCAGCTTTGACCTCAAGTCTTTTTGTCTGTTGTGTTGGAGCTTGGCTGAAGTTCAGCTATGTTTAATACTATTACAGTTTCTGCAGATGGTTAGTTTAACTGTGCTCTTAAGCATCCATTTAAAAGTATTGTCTTATTTGCCTGCTACCATAATgttctgtttaaaaagaaatacagaattgTGAAAGTAATGGAGTTCTTTGGATACTGAATGCAGCCATGTCCTCAGATCTGTTCCTTGGCTCAGTTGGGTGTTCGTTTCTACGCCCCTGTCAACTCCCAAATTCTTAATGTCTGTCTCAGAATTTAATACCAATGATGTTTAAAGTGATGGTAGAAATACCAAGTGTAGAGATATTTCAATATATGGTATGTTTCTTACATTTTAATACACTCTAgtcagttcatttttattttaggaacTTTGATTACAAGAGAAAGGACAGAATATCAGCTAACTTGTCTGATTTCCTTTGagttagatatttatttataatcaaGTTTTGGAGATTATCATGAAATCTCATATCTTTGCTTATGCTGTTTTAATGCTCTGCAGAGCACAGCAGTGATAACTATTAGATTCTTAGAGAATACTGGCCATTTTCCTCTCAAGTTTGAGCAACGTAATATAATCTAAGAACACTAGGGGATAAAACTAGCGTTTCACAAAAACTTATTTGTAAATAGCTTCTTCAGCTAAACTTTAATAATTGGCAGTCAGTACTCCTTTTGCCTTAGAGGGGGATGCAGACTAGAATAGGGAGGATGAGACCATACGAACTGTAGTAATTCTTTCATATATTGGTATGATGCTTGTAAATTTGTGAAGTTTTTGTATTCACTGTCTTATTTTGTTCTGAACAATTTTGAGGACACAGATTTAGCAATTAGAATTGAGACTTGATGATTTGGAGGATGCTGTAGCTACTAGAGCAGGTAGGGTTAGAACAAAGTATATAAGCCTTGTATGGAATTAGCATTTTAAATTGTAATTCCTTAATTGTCATTacaaaaaacttcattttatttgatCCAAAAAAAGCATTACTCCAAAGATTTCTTGAAGTGTAAGAAATTGGACTTATActagtgttattttaaaaatattaaggctATTTTAGAATTCAGCCTTGCATATAGGATCTTTGAAAAGGGAGAATAAGCAAGAAATGTCTTGATTCCTGAGCGTGCCTTTTATGCTGTGTCCCTCGCACCGAGGCCCTTTTGATATTAGAGCAGTGCTGGATCACTGTTGGACTAGCTAGTGAGGTGAAGCCCCAGCAAGAACATTTACAGTGTGATAGGCACTTAGTAGCCCTCCTTCAGGATTCAAAACAATGATGACCTAATCTTAGAGCCCTTAAAGGGTGACTTATGTGGGAATGGGAACTGTCTCCAGCCATGACTACAGAGTGCTTTGCTGTTTGTAGGGTGCTTTCACATACATCTCATTTGAACTTCACAACAATCCCTGAGGTATGTCTCCCTAGTTTAATGACTTGAGAGGTTAGAATAAGTTGTATAATGCTAAAACAACTAGGTTTTAGACTTCACcccattttgttttaaagttgggGGTTGGTGAATATTTTCTGCAATGGgcagagatattttaaaaatattttttaagctttgcAGGCCATAAGTCTTTGTTGCAGCTGTGTAACTTTGCTGTTGTAGCATGAAAGGAGCCATAGACAGTGCTTAAAAGAATCAGCATGGCTGTGTGCCGTTAAACTTTTACTTATAAAAAGAGGTGGCAAACAGACTATTGTTTGCTTTAAAGCATAAATGAAACTAGAGGAGTCATATGGTTTCAGAAAGTATTACTGTGGGATTTTCAAGATAGCATGTTAAATTCTATAACTACTAAGGGCATGCAGGAAGCCAGTTTGGCATAGTGTATCTTAGGAAACACCATGCCCCTAAATACTGCTTACTGACTTCATTATAAGTTTAATTATGTGACCTTGAGGTCACTTTATTTTGGCCATTTCCCTAACCTCTCCCCTGAGGTCAGCCATCAAGAGCCAACATGCATTCTGTTGTTCTCGGAGCACCAGCCAACTGTACAACAactgttataaaaatgtttattgtttaccAAAACCAATGGACCTCTTATCAAATGCTGCTTGGTAACAAAATCTTAACacagttttaataataataaaaaaagaaagaagctaaCTAACTATTTGCCTCATTGTCATTAGTTAGACTTTCTGCAAGGTCACTTAACCCAGACTTGTTGAGTGCGCTGATCAGGTTCTCAGGTGTCGCGTGCACTCCCTCCTGATCCTGCCAGGCGACTAGCAGCTGCTTAGCTCTCATCTTCATGTCTTCACTGTCACACTCAATCTGTCTAATTTCTGAGTCTTTCATCTCCAAGTAGGGAGCCAGAATCTTCCATTGTTCACCCAGTTTGTTGGCAAATACCTCTATTTGGTCCCCTGTTACAGGTTTGTCTCGCCGAACATCAGGACCTAGAAAACACAGGAAATGTAAATTATGAACAAAGTACATGGATGTGTACGATTCAAAGTATATAATGGAACATGGGGCCACTGAGATATTAATCACCTttaataagctttatttttaaagtaaaacagttcctttttaaattttccacaGGTTGAATTACCATTCTTATGATCATTAGGGACTCAAAGCTAAAGCTGTTGCCTCTATTATAATTATGAAGGCTTCTCCTGAAACCAGCCGCCCCCAATCTAAACCCCAAGAATTTAAGAGGTATAAGTTGCCTTCAAATGTAAGTACTTTCCTTCCCAACACTTCCAAATTTTATTGTATAAAAGgtactattttaaaagttattatcaAGCAACATTTTAGATTCCTCACTATAAGAAACAGAGCTCAGATAAACAGCAGAAGTTGAGAAGTAGATCAAATTAAATAACGTACCTCTCAACAAAGAACCCCAATCTTTTCCAATTTTGTAAAATAGCCAAGAAAATTCAATTCttactttcattttccttcagtAAAGCATCAttatcttcctcatcttcatcctcacctgtttttatttcttcagaagGAGGCTAAAATGAGTAAAGGAATGTCTTAAAAGAATGCCAGCTTCTAAAATCAGGTAACTGGGGATAGTTTTTATTTAGATAAGAGATTCCAATTACGGGGCCCAGAACTTTACTCCTGAGGGTGTTAAATGTTCATGTCAGGTAGGGCTCACAACGGGACAGTGTTAACCTGGCGAAGGAGGGATGGGGAAGACCAAAGGTTGGAAAGACTCCCCTTAGCCCAACCTGGGAAGAAGGGAGCCAGTAAGAATTACAGTAAGATGACCTGCAATATCCAGCATATGGTAACAGTGCTCTAGGGCAGACTGGGGGAGCAACCACGTCCCTAacatttttaagtacttttatttggtcttatgcATAAAGTTATTACCATGTTGTgttggaaaggagaaaaagagtagAAACATAGGCTAAGGTGCCTACCACTACCCCATGGGCCCTGTCTTTGACAAAACATAGTGCattggaaaataggaaaaataagttTAACCAAagtataattaataattttttatatagcATAGAAAGTTACTTTATCAACTTATGTACTTCCTATAAATGTATacacaaatgcatttttttccctcattctaAAACAAGGGGCTTTGTggatcctccccccccccccccccacacacacacatgataaaGGCTAAATTCGGCTCTTAGCTCAAACAGCAGtagcagttttaaaaaagaagataatgccaactaaaggaagaaaaaattgatCTATGTTACTTACTGGTAATTCCTTGGCTAGCTTTATTACCATGTTTTCAAGGTATTCTGGCAAACTTTTAAACTGCTGGTTGGTTGGCTGGAAGAAGTGAGGGCTTCTCCGTGCTAACAGTCTCAGGGCTCTCCAACCATAATTTGAATTGTTCACAGCCCTATAAAAAGAGATGTTCTTGTAATTTGTAGTTCTTTATTTCTGTATTCCCTTCTAGTTAATGTAGTTCACCAGGTGAAATTCTATACTCTCAGGTCAGTAGCTGAAGGCACCATTCTCATTCTGATCATGGCACTAAAGAACCTCTCAGTGTGGAGTTCACTTTTAAATAGAAACCAACGACAGAGTCCGAAGGGGCAGGTGCATATGcagcaaacacattttaaaagtctgttaGCATGTGTCCAGGACTGGCTAGATGTTGTATGTGCAGGACAGAAAACATCTGCCTCATTATTTATAGAGGAAAATACTCAGATTCACTATGAGGTGGTAACCAAACCAGAAATGCCAGCTGCAGCTGAgagtttcagaatattttataaacCCAACAGTTTTCACAGTGTTAATTTaatcaatcttttttaaaaaaatttatacaatatCTAAACTTTTATTTGCTCAATATCAGCCTCAGTggtattaaaattgttttaaaaattactccaAAACTAAAAGGGACACATCCAGCAGCCCATACCACAAGCAGTGATGCCAAGACTAGAATCCATGAAATGTTCCCAAGTGAAATAAGAGGTGGTACACAGTAAGGTGAGAGAAACCTGAGAAAGTCTAAAGATAATGTTTTGGAAACAGGCAAGCTACAGGTTCTTAGAGTAGTGACCTAGTTTATTTGTCATTTCTTATAAATGAGCCTCATTACCTCTCAGACAGTCTGGCACCTGAAAAACTACCGCTAGGCAGTGCATGGTTCAACATGAACCATCTTATTTAACGCTTAGAATAACCCTGTGAAATGGATACCATTactatttaacagatgagaaaacaagcaAAGAACGGTTTAAATTAGCCCTTAGAAGCCTCGCCAGTAAGTGGTAAGAGCCCAGGGACTGACCTAGGCAGGCTGACGAGAGGGCCCTTGCCCTTGGATCACGAAGCCATAATGCCTATTTAAAACCATAGGGCTGTGTGGTATCGCCTGGAAGATACAGCTGAGACTGACTCCTGAAGTTATTCCAAAATTTGAGTTAGGTAGGGAGCCAGCAATAGAGACTGAGACAGTGAGgcaaaaggagaaacaggaggAGAGTGCAGTCTGATGGGTGTCAAGGGAAGAAAATGTTATCTAACCAGGGAGAGATCACCTGGCAAATGCTTCTGAGAGGTCAAAAAATGATCAGAGCTATTTTAGTGGAGTGATGGGGAGACAGCCCAGCAGGCATGGGCTGACCAGAGAACAGGAGCTGAGGAAATGAAGGCATAATTATCAAGCACTGTGATTTGGAGGAGAAAAGAGGTGACAGAGGTGGGCTCAAcggggatttttcttttttgacataaGCATGATTCTAAGTCATGTTTGTTAGTCAATGGGAATGGCTGCTGAAATCAAGATGTGCAGTAACGTGAAGCTGGCACGCAAACGCACCTAAAAGGAAAAGGACTGCGCTATCAGTGGTCTCTCCTGATGAGCACTCTAGTATATACACAATTCTTAAGAAAAGGTAGTAGAGGAAATTAGCTTCTGAGAAACATTACTTACTTGTATTCATTTTCAACCATGTTTTCAGGGTCTGCCTGTTCAATAGCTTCTTCAAAGAATTCCTCCAAAGTTGGCATGTATTCCCTGggtgttaaaaaaataactagtGAGGATCATGTGTGTTCTTAATACTCATAAAATGATGGCAATAAAGATTCTATCTAGTGTTACCCACATTGATGTATAGTTAAGATTACTTAGGAACTCAGATTTTTAAGGAGGTAAGTGACTCTAAACTTCTCAAAGGGGACAATAAAGAGACGGCAGTGTGGTACTACACCATTTTCTATACTATAGTCTGTAAAGTAACACACACTGCACTGTGTACTGTCACGTATGACAACATTGCTAGTCACAGAGGGTAGCCAGGGGTCTAAGCAAATGTAAATGTTACCAGCAAGTAGGAAACTTTTACATCATGTCCACATCcatgggcatttttttttaaaaatccagaattaAATCAAAACTAATAACCAGACCAAAAGAGTTTAACGTTGAGCTTAGTTTAGACTGTTACACCATGGTAGCATGATTGGTTTTTAATTGCAACTACCTTGAAtttgtatttagaaataaaatttgataCAGTCAAGCAAATAAGACCCAAGAATCTGATCAGAAGACATCTTTGACTAAAACGAGAAAAATGAGCTCTCTGAAGAGAGCCTATTAAATTTTGTAATTTCAatgactatattttcttttttaaaaaaatacatcttttaaaaaaattttatacaattttaaaggttattttccatttacagttattacaaaatattggctatattcccctgTGTTGTACAGAACGGCTATATTTTCTTATTGCTAGAAGAATTACTTGTATTTTCAAATTTGCCTGGTCCTTTTTGAGTGTCATGTTCCTTTCGGTTGCTTGTTCTAACTGCTGATTCTTAGTCATGGTAGACTGTTTTAAGTTTGGATGGTGAGCTGATCTTCAGACTTATCTGCAGAATCCTCTGTGACTTAGGTTGAAGGTGtgatcacccccacccccactcccgcccCAAAAGCTTTCTGTCATCAGTCTGGGACTTTGCAGTTCCTCTAAGATGGCATGACAGCAGACCTGCGGTTATAATTTTGCAGggaatacttttttcttttcacccaCACGTCAGGTGGAGATGGATGAGCCCCTTGCTTCCTGTGCCAGTGAACAAGTCGTCGTCCTCCCAACCCCCTTCTTTTACAGGCAGTGTGTGTCCAGGGCCTCAGCTTTCCTCAGGGGAAGCTCGGGTACATATTTGCGCAGACCTAAGGCCTTACTTTGtgtccttttgtggctgttaAAACCCAAGTTCTCTGGTTCCCCAAAGTGGGAATCACCAGCACTGCTCCCCAGCTAGAAGCAACTGCAGCATTAGTTCTTACTTTGGTTTTTAATTCCCCCTTCTTTTGTGAATCCTTATTTTTTGTGACTTCTACAGTTATTTTATCAGCACATGCAGGTGTTTTATGGAAAGCTATATTCTGCTAGACCAAAGTCAAtcacaataaactttaaaatttcttttgagcTCTGCTTATAGCTGACAAAAAATTCTACTCTAGTTAACGTTTGAGAAAAGCAATACTtcatatgaaacattttaaacttgCCTTGTCTCTGATTTACAGGCTTCCATGTTATCAGGACAGAGGTTCCAAAGCCTTGTTAACTCTTCActacaaaacagacacaaaaataaatccattttttaTGGACACCATTCTGTTATaccttaaaactataaaaatacttaaatagtGGATTTTGGGGTGGTGATGaattttaatcattaattttgGGTATTTAGCAAATTTCCTATGTGAGCATATATTTAATAATGGTAACCattacttttttctaaaaatatccaCGTGCAATATAAAGCTATGAACAGCTCACTGGAAGGTAAAAGAAGTGAAAGGGTTATAGTGCCCTGCCGCAACTAAAAGCAAGCTGGGTCAGTCTAACAGCAATTGTATTGTCTGtgacatggaaaaaaaatggcagaacCTAGAGCCATGGATTTGGAAGCAGGAGACAAAATATCTAAGTTTTGTCTCACATGCATGAACCCACATAATGGACCCTATAGATTGATATGGTGTGGTTTGCTTTCGTCATCAATGTACGcaccaaacacacaaaaaactggaaaaacacaaaacctggAGAGTTCTTATACTAATATTTTCACAATATAAAAGCTTCTATGATAACATCCCACCTATGAGACAGGTTAACCTACTTTCCCATCAGAATTTTTTTGTTGGGTCCTTTCCCTAGGAAGTCCTCTGGAGCTGTTCTCTTCCGTACTACTCTTGTCGGCTTTGTATCTGATGTTCTGTGGTGAACAAAACATACTGGAATTTCAAATGGGTAGCAGAGATGGAAGAATgtttaatgtaaaagaaaatttagttattgtttccttcctaaAAAGGATGAAAGCTTCATATTATTACATTCATCAGAGGGAAGACAAATGCCACACCATGGGGCAAATTACAAGGTGTGGGTACACAGCACtttttttcaataattaataGATCAGTTTGTTCTGGGATGTTAATGACAAGAAATTTGAggtaaaaaattcaaacagaagTAAATCAAAGTAGTTGTATTTTTATAGAgtacaatttacattttttatacaaAATACATTTATGCATATCTGTATGTAATGTAAAGTAATCATGTCAAACTATTTTGAAATGCCTTTCTCATATTACTTGAGAGAGTATATATTTACCTTTCTTTCACAAAACTTGGGCAGCCTTCATTTTTCCATGAGTTCCAGTTTTCTTCAGTGTTTAATATATGCTGGGAAAACCAAAGGAATTACATTTCCATAATGAAGGCTTTGAAACGCTATTGAATGCTAAGAAGACTgtgtaaatataaaacacataccTCTACCATCTTTGAAAATCTTTCTCCATCAGGGGGGTTTTCAGATAGTAGCTGTGATTAGAAAGAATATACTAAGCTTTCAACAACTTTCTGCATCATAGGAGTGGTTTGTAGGCAGAGAACCAAGAAGTGTTTGTGGTCTTGTACCTGAGCTTAACTTTATCCTTATTTTCCTATTTGGGgctgaaacaaagaaaattctaaatttccattttgttcaatCATGGGTTTGTTGCGTGATGAACTTACTTGATAAACTGATTTTGTAGTATCTTCAATCCAGAGTGATTGCTCATCAGTTAAAACATAGTTTGAACTGggaaacaaaggaataaaagcaTGCTTGAGTTACAAGAATGTATATTCAATTTTAAGGTTTATATACTGTCTTGAAACAGGTGAGGCATATTGTAAACAGTGTCAAAAATTACCAAGATAAGAACAAGCACAATGAGATTATAAGAGGAAGTTCTTGCACTTCATCCTCTAGATAAGATGGTTGGAATTGAAGACATGAAAGTGTATAAAGAGGAATAAAACACTCAATGAGTCAATCTGATaaactatgaacagagcaatGACTGTTTCCTAAAATAAGTCCAATGTGTGATAAAAGCCTCGGAGAAAATACTAACATATTCCTCTCCAAGATGCACATTTGAGTAAGTCACGCTATGTTCctttaaaatgcattcaaaatACAATGAATAAACCTCTCCCAAATCCTAGAGAAGGCTGCAGACAGACCCAAATTGTTAATAGCTGGCATTAATTCAGCTCTCACTATGTACTAGGTGCTTTATAGTTTATAGCCATCCAGTAAACACCAATAGACTGCCATGGGCCAGGACCTAAGAACTTTACATATGTTATTCATTGAATTCTCAAAACAAGGACATGTGCATATATTAAACAGGCTGCAGAGGCTCAAAGCCAtaaagcctgaattctaacccaGGTCTGCCTCCAATTTCTGCTACACTATACCAAACCTTCACAACAGATAGAAGAATAACAATAACATTTCTGAGTGCTTGCTATGTGTTATCTTAAAATTACAAGTCTGAAAGCTGAATTGCAGCTAGTGGGTGATGAAAGTGGGATTCAAAACCAGCAGGTAGAAAGCCACATCCTTTACAACAAATAAAACACTGCTCTACAAACTTCCAAAACCATCCAGGAACGGGGAGCTCTGCTTCAGTTATGGCTGGGACAAGAAGGACTGGTCTAGTGGAGGTATTCATTCAGACTGGCAGCAGAGGTCCTGATTAGGTTTTCTGAAACCCCAAAGAAACTAGAACTTCTCCGTGTCaaagatttactttatttttttcagttctaatgtCCTAGTCAGTcccacacctagagaaagaagTATTATTGGCTGAGTTTGCAAATCAGGTTTGGAGAAGGTCTGAGCGAGGTGAGAAATGATGAAAATCACAAGCAGAGACCTCCACCCACCAAGACAACTGAGAATTCCCAGGATGCCCGGTGCTCAGCAGGAAAGACACTGACAGCAGATACAGTCAATGCCTTTTCTCTAAAACAAACACCTTAGCATCTTGTATCTCTAACAAAAGCCCCCAACTGTCTAACATTGCTGCAAATGAGATGTTTCAGGGATGTGACCCTTACACATAAAATGAGCCTGGTACATAAAATTACATCAGTAAGCAATCCTTTTTGCTGCTGTTTATAAACCATTTACTACCTGTATTAACTTACCTTTTGAATTTGACCTGCCCCTTGAGATACTGGAATAAAATGAGATACTGCAACAGGATGTGTCGACGAAAGTTACTGTCACTCAGTTGTAAATCCATCAACTACTCGAAAAACAAGCACACACATAAAACAACACATTAAATTTCTACCCAAAGGTACGGGTGATGCTATTGCAGAAATGGAAGATTTCAATTCAAAAAAAGTGCTGAGGACACACCGCATCTGAGGCATTACCACACAAGACCCAGGAGAGTAGCAAAGGCTTCATTCAGATTTCTTACCCATTTTATGCCATGAGATATTTATGTTAGTGGATAGCAATGTTATATCTGTGGTCCTGAAGTCaggataaaagcagaaatagaaaaaagtaaaagtatggCTGTTATTTCCCCTCATAcaaaaaaataatggctaaagGAGAGGCCCCTATGGATGAACACCACCATACCAAGGGATGCTGCTCTTTTTCTGCAGTCCTAGGAAGTGCCTGCAACAGGGTGGGTGCTCAATAACAAGTAAGTGAGAAGCAACAGATGAAAAATCATGAGTTAAATGGATTGTTTTCATACTTTAGAGAACACTGTATCACACTTGTATTACCACAGAATTTGGATTAGAAAGGACTGGAAGGTCATTTATATGGAAGCTTTTCAACACTGCCACCTTGCTGGTCTTCCTGCAAGAATGCCCACAGTGATGAAGGCATCATTCTGATTCTGTCCCTGGCGCATTAAGCGAAAGCTGCATCTGTCCACAAACCCATGCTGTTCTGCCTCCAGACCTAAAGCAACAAAGGGAGGCCGCCGCCTTCTAAATGAATAACCAGTGAGACACCTGACAGCTCCAGGTTCCAAGATCCTTGGGCAACACATTACACGCTATGCTTCCATCTACTACCGCAGCAGTTGGGCTGCACCACACAGGTCTACAAGCCCCGTACTTGCCCAGCCTCAAGATCCAAggaagagcccagagtcagcaacagagacatcactGGTTTAACGGACGGGGgagcttacatgtctgaagcaaggtcctggaatGACACCCCACCGTGTGTGGCAGGCGGTGGGCAGGACAAGGCAGCAGTCTTTGCTCCCAGGGGTAGAGGGAGGTTACCAGTTATAGTGGGAACTGATgacatcagttaccagggaaactagcAGAGGGGCATGCCCTCACTGTCCCTTAGATAAGCTCTCCTGGTGGAGATCTTCTGACCTAAAGATTAGAACAATCACCAGGTGGGGCCTAGGCAGGTCTGTAGGTCAGTCACGGGAGCAGGGTGTATGCGAAGCAGGCACTCACTGGtcagcaggggatgtacagagagcaagaggacAGCTATCCTGGGTGACCTGCTCACGCAGCACCTAGCATTCATTAGCCATTTTACTCCCCAGCCACTTCTTCCACACAGCTGGCTCTTGTCCAAGCATAccccatgcctttttttttttttttccttcaatttcaaACATCTGACTGGCCTTCTAGTTGGGTTTCTCTCACCTTTAGCGACGTGATTTAAGGACCTGATTCTGTTATCGTATTAACCATCCCACACTGGCAAGCTGAATGGCACGCTCCCAGTCTCCCTTTCCTCCACTGCTGGATGACTCTGTATCTCCACCTGggctctcagttccctgacctcAACTCCACTGACAGTCACAGCCTCTACTCTTGGTTCCCCGCTACCATGGCCACAGCTGGACCTGGCTGTCACTCGCAGCTGCCCTAGCGCTGAAATTTTTAACTCACAATCCTCTGACTACAACCTCCTATCCTTCCCACTCAATTGTCCCACTGTACCTAATATTGGGACTTTACTGAGACCCTAAGTTTCCTGAATCCTCT
It contains:
- the THOC1 gene encoding THO complex subunit 1 translates to MSPTPPLFSLPEARTRFTKSTREALNNKNIKPLLNTFSQLPGSENEKKCTLDQAFRGVLEEEIINHSSCENVLAIISLAIGGVTEGICTASTPFVLLGDVLDCLPLDQCDTIFTFVEKNVATWKSNTFYSAGKNYLLRMCNDLLRRLSKSQNTVFCGRIQLFLARLFPLSEKSGLNLQSQFNLENVTVFNTNEQESTLGQKHTEDREEGMDVEEGEMGDDEAPTTCSIPIDYNLYRKFWSLQDYFRNPVQCYEKISWKTFLKYSEEVLAVFKSYKLDDTQASRKKMEELKTGGEHVYFAKFLTSEKLMDLQLSDSNFRRHILLQYLILFQYLKGQVKFKSSNYVLTDEQSLWIEDTTKSVYQLLSENPPDGERFSKMVEHILNTEENWNSWKNEGCPSFVKERTSDTKPTRVVRKRTAPEDFLGKGPNKKILMGNEELTRLWNLCPDNMEACKSETREYMPTLEEFFEEAIEQADPENMVENEYKAVNNSNYGWRALRLLARRSPHFFQPTNQQFKSLPEYLENMVIKLAKELPPPSEEIKTGEDEDEEDNDALLKENESPDVRRDKPVTGDQIEVFANKLGEQWKILAPYLEMKDSEIRQIECDSEDMKMRAKQLLVAWQDQEGVHATPENLISALNKSGLSDLAESLTNDNEANS